Proteins from one Podospora pseudoanserina strain CBS 124.78 chromosome 1, whole genome shotgun sequence genomic window:
- a CDS encoding hypothetical protein (EggNog:ENOG503NX2C; COG:S), which yields MSWIISWTSLIPTLLILSASLAWWFTEPKNARINLIAAVGVVLFCWAVAPELSRDLSYSLYVSSLDSVTALHLETFVLRNANMLLVGAAVVWLVGRAFQTLRKPVPELINTLGVDVPDPPDVSLAGIRADAATVNWTRPAPNRSVVKFLIQVNGVVVGEVAANQEPAIVVSGLKPDHFYNVRVIAVGSNNFQGGSRVIRLRTFARDGRPQLGNSRLPSNFTAEEPPATPHGESMDESGGARTAFPALEMATVTEGIASPARDGNTNSGPGPRRNTVTRKHSPSTTSIDQSTREDLSAYAKKTLPELTEKFESIRKETEEVLAQIAKEEAENRKVLEELEAEKKGKRKEQKKKEEQTEKLKRDVNSTDRAMRNALQRKGQREKTLKEKQSEREKYHENIAKWERGVGEMRKDRESFDQQRKDLEEERDQKAEAFRGDNNELQAECTRLEQELKERRDQVRELEEARKKLPGGEDDGEWREKDAELKREWHRRHRELSEQLVFETKRSRGLDEHIRALGAQLQAIPQPSYGLYTPPNASGLEFDNPTLTQLKRRSRNSNTMPNVSISSPLPAYSQIDPILSAPTGFASSRSLNAPPGFAPGPFMDLSADMDFRGSSAPLSPSATALLPSNILDDFDDDDDDPSPATFHDSEPFLQSQRASPEQAPQSPASSGKALSILSSPHGSTSNLPFPPFSNEISERMVGTLPSPTIAETPQHKGFFWQRSKTVKEEGEKEPPLLGSLKQGQSQSFPRQTDDPDMANKRRISISGSWNVFNRNSVGPEITEGQATTNTHAFARSLNPFSRRPTGGLFDRDPSSPRPTSIASSDFPRPSTDSGSIWGPPMDASTLNKNSRLWSPDNAPWSRNPSRRPSLHGSPSALKTTLASADDEILDDEEMLSNVDVGVIGSRPPTQSANKAASAALGRLNPNAPAFIGSLFKSNPEKQKEKEVKEKAKAEKKKANKEKAAEKKKEKEKEAATVPDTPSQQTQNPIFEMDSPADSRKSRDGASVHTLHSSVSISESRDSLTLDQSFSNTPSEPASAGLSGSFKDEGVVRKLFRKGSSSKFSLPGRLGGNSAKENITSAGGLFKKGPSSVASTAPSDRIDPRSSIGDFEDLGDEAMGVLAGVLGKSYECSSPGLGPTSAAAAAAKGTMKEGGTAASRWLSSFGKKGKKNNENTKESFDLERAHVGGELDGLVEEKV from the exons ATGTCATGGATCATCTCCTGGACGTCGCTGATTCCAACACTGCTTATCCTGTCGGCCAGTCTTGCCTGGTGGTTCACCGAGCCTAAGAACGCCCGCATAAATCTGATTGCGGCTGTTGGAGTGGTTCTTTTCTGCTGGGCCGTCGCTCCCGAGCTGTCGCGCGACCTCTCGTACTCGCTGTACGTGTCCAGCCTCGACTCGGTCACGGCTCTCCATCTCGAGACTTTTGTTCTGAGAAACGCCAACATGTTGTTAGTGGGAGCTGCTGTAGTCTG GTTGGTGGGAAGGGCATTCCAAACGCTGCGGAAACCCGTCCCGGAGTTGATCAACACCTTGGGCGTCGATGTCCCCGATCCGCCCGACGTGTCCCTAGCGGGAATCAGAGCCGATGCTGCCACTGTGAACTGGACGCGGCCCGCGCCCAACCGATCAGTTGTAAAGTTTCTGATACAAGTAAATGGAGTGGTTG TGGGGGAGGTCGCTGCGAACCAAGAACCGGCCATTGTCGTCAGCGGCTTGAAGCCAGACCATTTTTACAACGTTCGGGTCATCGCGGTTGGCTCGAATAACTTTCAGGGTGGAAGCCGAGTCATCCGGCTCAGAACCTTTGCCCGAGATGGACGGCCACAACTCGGCAACTCCAGATTGCCATCCAACTTCACAGCCGAGGAACCGCCCGCAACACCCCATGGCGAGTCGATGGACGAAAGCGGAGGAGCCCGAACGGCGTTCCCCGCACTCGAGATGGCCACTGTCACGGAAGGGATAGCATCACCTGCACGGGATGGAAATACGAATTCTGGACCAGGGCCCCGTCGAAACACTGTGACTAGGAAACACTCGCCGTCGACCACGAGCATCGACCAGTCAACCAGGGAGGACTTGAGCGCCTATGCGAAGAAAACACTGCCGGAATTGACGGAAAAATTCGAGAGCATTagaaaagaaacagaggAGGTGCTGGCTCAAATAGCAAAAGAGGAGGCTGAAAATAGAAAGGTGCTGGAGGAATTAGaagccgagaagaagggaaagaggaaggagcagaagaaaaaggaggagcaAACCGAGAAATTGAAGCGGGATGTGAACTCGACAGACCGGGCGATGCGAAACGCCCTGCAACGAAAGGGCCAGAGAGAGAAGACGCTGAAGGAGAAGCAAAGTGAAAGAGAAAAGTATCATGAAAATATTGCCAAGTGGGAAAGAGGTGTAGGTGAGATGCGCAAGGACAGGGAAAGTTTTGATCAGCAGAGGAAAGATTTGGAGGAAGAGCGTgatcagaaggccgaggCCTTCCGAGGAGATAACAACGAGCTCCAAGCTGAGTGTACACGACTGGAGCAAGAATTGAAGGAAAGGAGAGATCAGGTCCGAGAACTGGAAGAGGCCCGGAAGAAACTGCCTGGCGGAGAAGATGACGGCGAGTGGCGTGAGAAGGACGCCGAACTGAAGCGGGAATGGCACCGCAGACACAGAGAGCTGTCCGAACAACTGGTGTTCGAGACTAAGAGATCTCGAGGACTAGATGAGCATATCCGCGCCCTTGGTGCTCAGCTGCAGGCTATTCCTCAGCCAAGCTATGGGCTTTATACGCCACCGAACGCTTCGGGATTGGAGTTTGATAACCCAACACTTACTCAGCTCAAGCGCCGGAGCCGAAACAGCAACACAATGCCGAATGTGTCTATTTCATCGCCATTGCCAGCCTACTCACAGATCGATCCGATTCTTTCAGCCCCGACGGGGTTTGCCAGTTCACGATCTCTGAATGCGCCACCTGGTTTTGCCCCAGGACCGTTTATGGACCTGTCCGCAGACATGGACTTTCGGGGGTCATCAGCCCCTCTCAGTCCTTCCGCCACGGCACTTTTGCCATCCAACATACTCGatgactttgacgacgacgacgatgacccAAGTCCGGCGACTTTTCACGATTCTGAGCCATTCTTGCAAAGCCAGCGGGCCTCACCCGAGCAAGCTCCTCAGTCTCCTGCCTCGTCGGGCAAGGCCCTGAGCATCCTGTCCAGCCCTCATGGATCCACAAGtaacctccccttcccccccttctctaACGAAATTTCAGAGAGGATGGTTGGCACTCTGCCATCCCCAACTATAGCCGAAACCCCTCAGCACAAGGGCTTCTTTTGGCAACGCTCCAAGACTGtcaaggaagagggggagaaagAGCCACCTCTCCTAGGGAGTTTGAAGCAAGGTCAAAGCCAATCTTTCCCACGGCAGACAGATGATCCAGACATGGCCAACAAGCGGCGGATCAGCATTTCAGGCAGCTGGAATGTCTTTAACCGAAACTCAGTTGGGCCTGAGATCACAGAAGGCCAGGccacaacaaacacacacGCATTTGCAAGAAGCCTAAACCCCTTTTCCCGTAGGCCTACCGGTGGTCTCTTTGACCGTGACCCCAGCAGCCCGCGACCTACCAGCATCGCGTCCTCCGACTTCCCCAGACCCTCCACTGATTCAGGCTCCATCTGGGGGCCACCCATGGACGCCTCAACCCTAAACAAAAACAGCCGTCTCTGGTCGCCCGATAACGCCCCCTGGTCCAGGAACCCCTCCCGACGGCCTTCGCTCCATGGATCTCCCTCAGCACTCAAGACAACCCTCGCCTCGGCCGACGACGAAATtctcgacgacgaggaaatGCTTTCCAACGTGGACGTCGGCGTCATCGGCAGCCGGCCGCCGACCCAGTCCGCCAACAAAGCCGCCTCGGCCGCGCTCGGTCGGTTGAACCCCAATGCCCCCGCCTTTATAGGATCCCTCTTCAAATCCAACCCTGAAAAGCAGAAGGAGAAAGAAGTCAAGGAAAAAGCAAAggcagagaagaaaaaggctaataaggagaaggctgccgagaagaagaaggagaaagaaaaggaggctgCGACAGTTCCGGACACGCCAAGTCAGCAGACGCAGAATCCCATTTTCGAGATGGACTCGCCCGCGGATTCGAGGAAGTCGAGGGATGGAGCCTCAGTTCATACGCTTCACTCGTCGGTTTCGATCTCTGAGTCCCGCGACTCTCTCACGCTCGACCAGTCATTCTCCAATACACCCTCCGAACCCGCCAGCGCAGGACTTTCAGGCTCATTCAAAGACGAGGGCGTGGTCCGCAAACTCTTCCGAAAGGGCTCCTCGAGCAAGTTTAGTCTTCCCGGACGTCTTGGCGGTAACAGTGCCAAGGAGAATATCACCAGCgctgggggtttgtttaAGAAAGGACCCAGCAGCGTTGCCAGCACCGCGCCTTCCGACCGCATCGACCCGAGATCTAGCATCGGCGACTTTGAAGACTTGGGGGATGAAGCGATGGGGGTTTTGGCtggggtgttggggaagagTTATGAGTGTAGTAGTCCTGGGTTGGGACCTACgtctgctgccgctgctgctgcgaaggGGACGatgaaagaaggggggacgGCGGCGAGCAGGTGGTTGAGTAGTtttgggaagaaggggaagaagaataATGAGAATACCAAGGAGAGTTTTGATTTGGAGAGGGCGCATGTGGGGGGTGAattggatgggttggttgaggagaaggtgtAA